From a single Rutidosis leptorrhynchoides isolate AG116_Rl617_1_P2 chromosome 5, CSIRO_AGI_Rlap_v1, whole genome shotgun sequence genomic region:
- the LOC139848947 gene encoding uncharacterized protein, producing MTQWWHIAKLQFILRTLLSTKDKVPEVSNIPLNADCSANLLNTLPEKLGDTGRFILPCSIYQSGTIYSLVDLSASINLMPYSQFQKLRIGNLNPTKMSIQLADQSTRYPKRSLTSTLGLSPYEPVEKRSLS from the exons ATGACTCAATGGTGGCACATAGCCAAGCTtcagtttattctcag GACCCTtttatcaaccaaggataaggtacccgaagtatcCAATATCCCGTTGAATGCAGATTGTTCAGCCAATCTcctaaatactcttcctgaaaaactaggggacaCCGGACGATTTATTCTTCCTTGTTCTAtttaccaatctggtactatctattctctcgttGACCTTAGTGCCAGCATCAATCTTATGCCCTACTCACAGTTTCAGAAACTCAGAATTGGAAATCTTAACCCCACCAAAATGAGCATCCAACTAGCTGACCAATCTACTAGATATCCTAAGCGATCGTTGACGTCTACTCTCGGATTATCGCCTTAcgagcccgtggagaagaggtcactttcttGA